A window from Podospora bellae-mahoneyi strain CBS 112042 chromosome 1 map unlocalized CBS112042p_1, whole genome shotgun sequence encodes these proteins:
- a CDS encoding uncharacterized protein (EggNog:ENOG503P5YE) codes for MLPANFLRRVAGCGGGVIGGRVLSSSFPGRRVVSVTHGHSHISSSHKSHHGCHNIGQQRRMIQSLLARHKCVTVGLGSLELSSSMSTAELKKRVISAVAQSLRVSSTDDAAVVLVSRSLAPWLEDQAFMAGLLEATTSDETGRELSVLSAAVDEVPRFQGAPSSSEGLSVLRGSSTRVLPGLWEVGSNQTFSPSQQPSFLELRLPGLQPKAEPLQVTVPLANTIFTTGKSHALFASKWRHDPAAARKGLSMAASVEKTTQTILLPGYDQSSASTVYTALVPVTRPHKIVAGLGNILRQVEVGVKPEPASKELEAIIPALLKKRLEHSESDELTYSGPVGVWALIIPEGAVDQFPIPNPLDVQNYDPSSEWDLVHQTSQAMDGLIAAGCQLRKILSGGGGWGLKQGLLSLDPNTRYAREEHEDMESFIRSFKREDATGGIVTPGSYVQFFTEAIPPTRLKLAWPSDRPTFAIGTSGGKTSEEMETFPDLFGAVSSEGVYISSEENAAITTKLDAPQSYVVSHASEE; via the exons ATGCTGCCGGCTAATTTTCTCCGACGGGTAgcgggttgtggtgggggagtaATAGGGGGGAGGGTTCTGTCGTCGTCTTTTCCTGGACGACGCGTTGTTTCTGTCACTCATGGCCACAGTcacatcagcagcagccacaagAGTCATCATGGCTGTCATAATATCGGTCAGCAAAGACGGATGATACAAAGCCTGCTGGCCAGGCACAAGTGTGTCACTGTTGGCCTTGGCTCATTAGAGttgtcctcctccatgtcaACAGCCGAGTTGAAG AAAAGAGTCATTTCTGCTGTTGCTCAGAGCTTGCGCGTCTCGTCGACGGATGACGCTGCTGTGGTTCTTGTGTCCAGGTCACTAGCCCCTTGGCTGGAGGATCAGGCATTTATGGCTGGGCTGCTCGAAGCTACGACCTCTGAtgagacggggagggagctcAGCGTCTTGAGTGCGGCGGTGGATGAAGTTCCACGGTTTCAGGGCGCTCCAAGTTCTTCCGAGGGTTTGTCTGTTTTGCGCGGAAGTTCTACCCGGGTGTTGCCCGGTCTGTGGGAAGTCGGGAGCAACCAGACCTTCTCACCTTCACAGCAACCGTCCTTCCTCGAGCTCCGTCTCCCTGGGCTCCAACCAAAAGCAGAGCCTCTCCAGGTCACGGTCCCTCTTGCCAATACCATCTTTACCACCGGGAAGTCCCACGCTCTTTTTGCGAGCAAATGGCGCCATGATCCCGCTGCGGCCCGAAAAGGCCTGAGCATGGCGGCCAGTGTCGAAAAGACAACACAGACTATCCTTCTTCCAGGGTACGATCAATCCTCGGCGAGTACCGTGTACACAGCACTTGTACCAGTCACGCGCCCACACAAGATTGTTGCCGGCCTGGGAAACATCCTTCGACAGGTCGAGGTGGGGGTCAAGCCAGAGCCGGCGTCCAAGGAACTTGAGGCGATCATTCCCGCACTTCTCAAGAAGCGCCTGGAGCACTCCGAGTCGGACGAGCTGACGTATAGTGGGCCTGTAGGCGTCTGGGCCTTGATCATACCTGAGGGTGCCGTCGATCAgtttcccatcccaaacccccttgACGTGCAGAACTATGATCCATCTAGCGAGTGGGACTTGGTACATCAAACCTCGCAGGCCATGGACGGGCTAATAGCTGCCGGATGCCAGTTGCGCAAGATCC TcagcggcggtggcggctggGGTCTCAAGCAAGGCCTCCTGTCACTTGATCCAAACACAAGATACGCAAGAGAAGAGCACGAAGACATGGAGAGCTTTATCCGGTCTTTCAAGCGCGAGGATGCCACCGGCGGTATTGTCACGCCGGGCTCCTACGTCCAGTTCTTCACCGAGGCCATCCCCCCAACAAGGCTAAAGCTGGCCTGGCCTTCTGACCGCCCTACCTTTGCCATTGGAACATCTGGTGGGAAGACGTcagaggagatggagactTTCCCCGACCTCTTTGGTGCTGTCTCTTCAGAGGGTGTCTACATCTCTTCGGAAGAGAACGCCGCCATAACGACCAAGCTAGACGCGCCACAATCTTATGTGGTATCTCACGCGAGTGAGGAATAA
- the TIF1 gene encoding translation initiation factor eIF4A (EggNog:ENOG503NUYA; COG:J), giving the protein MADKGLEDVPEGQIESNYDETVDSFDEMNLKSELLRGIYAYGFERPSAIQQRAIMPVIKGHDVIAQAQSGTGKTATFSISVLQKIDTSLKQCQALILAPTRELAQQIQKVVVAIGDFMNIECHACIGGTSVRDDMKALGEGPQVVVGTPGRVHDMIQRRFLKTDSMKMFVLDEADEMLSRGFTEQIYDIFQLLPQSTQVVLLSATMPQDVLEVTTKFMRDPVRILVKKDELTLEGIKQFYIAVEKEEWKLDTLSDLYETVTITQAVIFCNTRRKVDWLTDKLTARDFTVSAMHGDMDQAQRDLIMKEFRSGSSRVLIATDLLARGIDVQQVSLVINYDLPANRENYIHRIGRGGRFGRKGVAINFVTADDVRMMREIEQFYSTQIEEMPMNVADLI; this is encoded by the exons ATGGCTGATAAGGGTCTCGAGGACGTCCCCGAGG GACAGATCGAGTCTAACTACGATGAGACCGTCGACTCTTTCGATGAGATGAACCTCAAGTCGGAGCTCCTCCGCG GTATCTATGCCTACGGTTTCGAGCGCCCCTCTGCTATTCAGCAGCGTGCTATCATGCCCGTCATCAAGG GCCATGATGTTATCGCCCAGGCTCAGTCCGGTACTGGCAAGACTGCCACCTTCTCTATCTCGGTCCTCCAGAAGATCGACACCTCCCTCAAGCAGTGCCAGGCCCTCATTCTCGCCCCCACCCGTGAGTTGGCCCAGCAGATTCAGAAGGTTGTTGTCGCCATCGGCGACTTCATGAACATTGAGTGCCACGCCTGCATTGGTGGTACCAGCGTCCGAGACGATATGAAGGCTCTCGGCGAGGGCCCCCAGGTGGTTGTCGGTACCCCCGGTCGTGTCCACGACATGATTCAGCGTCGTTTCCTTAAGACGGACTCCATGAAGATGTTTGTCCTCGACGAGGCCGATGAGATGTTGTCT CGTGGTTTCACCGAGCAGATCTACGACatcttccagctccttccCCAGAGCACCCAGGTCGTCCTTCTCTCGGCCACCATGCCCCAGGACGTCCTTGAGGTCACCACCAAGTTCATGCGCGACCCCGTCCGCATCTTGGTTAAGAAGGACGAGCTTACCCTTGAAGGTATCAAGCAGTTCTACATCGCCgtcgagaaggaggagtggaAGCTCGATACCCTCTCCGATTTGTATGAGactgtcaccatcacccaggCCGTCATCTTCTGCAACACCCGCCGCAAGGTCGACTGGCTTACCGACAAGCTCACTGCCCGTGATTTCACCGTCTCGGCCATGCACGGTGACATGGACCAGGCCCAGCGTGACCTCATCATGAAGGAGTTCCGCTCCGGCTCCTCTCGTGTCCTCATCGCCACTGACCTTTTGGCCCGTGGTATTGATGTTCAGCAGGTTTCCCTGGTCATCAACTACGATCTCCCCGCCAACCGTGAGAACTACATTCATCGCATtggtcgtggtggtcgtTTCGGTCGCAAGGGTGTTGCGATCAACTTTGTCACTGCTGATGATGTCCGCATGATGCGCGAGATTGAGCAGTTCTACAGCACCCAGATTGAGGAGATGCCGATGAACGTGGCCGACCTCATCTAA
- a CDS encoding uncharacterized protein (EggNog:ENOG503P273; COG:A), with amino-acid sequence MERILDRSLDEILADRKQNNRGGNRGNRGGNSSNSRDGRLRRRDNNNNNNNDNRSDYPRDGVRKSFRDEAPRNLDTYFDPSALVKTQAGKLTDSAANGFMTDMRIMGAADLLREDETRTSTLGMAGYHGVFYFHVRDSRGSKIRVDNIHYELTQEELEGLFSSIGPLVKLEMKYDRAGRSEGTAFVTYQSSHDAAQAIKEFDGANAAGQPIRLAMMPTGPRRNPFDTAINPRPLAERITVPSGRSRSLSPHRQSDEEAARKGIDRYRPGASRSRSPMPPRRREGGGGGRRQGGGGRRERGGGKRDDGGRGGGEKSERRPKKTQEELDAEMEDYFGGGGAQQNDAAPAANGAAAQQQTDGDIDMIE; translated from the exons ATGGAACGTATTCTCGACCGCAGCCTTGACGAGATCCTTGCCGACCGCAAGCAG AACAACAGAGGAGGCAATCGGGGAAACCGCggcggcaacagcagcaattCCCGGGACGGTCGTCTCCGTAGGcgcgacaacaacaacaacaacaacaacgacaatcGGTCGGATTATCCCAGGGATGGCGTAAGAAAG TCCTTCAGAGACGAAGCGCCTCGCAACCTCGACAC ATATTTCGACCCATCGGCCCTGGTTAAGACACAGGCCGGAAAATTGACGGATTCCGCAGCGAATGGGTTCATGACAGATATGAGGATCATG GGAGCCGCCGATCTGCTCCGAGAAGACGAAACTCGAACGAGTACTCTGGGTATGGCAGGATACCATGGAGTGTTCTATTTTCATGTACG CGACTCGAGAGGCAGCAAGATCCGTGTGGATAATATCCACTATGAGTTGACGCaagaggagttggag GGACTCTTTTCCAGCATTGGCCCTCTCGTCAAGTTGGAGATGAAGTATGACCGCGCCGGCCGCTCAGAGGGTACAGCGTTTGTCACGTACCAGTCATCCCACGACGCTGCACAGGCGATCAAGGAGTTTGACGGTGCCAACGCTGCCGGCCAACCAATCCGCCTTGCCATGATGCCTACGGGTCCAAGGCGCAACCCATTTGATACTGCGATCAACCCGCGCCCGCTTGCCGAGCGTATCACAGTCCCGAGCGGCAGATCCCGCTCGCTTTCGCCCCATCGCCAGtctgatgaggaggccgCTCGCAAGGGCATCGATAGATACCGACCTGGCGCCAGTCGTTCGCGCAGCCCTATGCCCCCGAGACGTcgtgaaggaggtggaggtggccgGAGACAGGGCGGGGGTGGCCGTCGGGAGCGTGGAGGTGGTAAACGTGACGACGGCGGgcgtggcggtggtgagaagtCTGAGAGACGTCCAAAGAAGACCCAAGAGGAGTTGGacgccgagatggaggattactttggcggtggtggtgctcagCAGAACGATGCGGCTCCTGCTGCGAATGGTGCGGCGGCTCAGCAGCAAACTGACGGGGACATTGACATGATTGAGTAG
- a CDS encoding uncharacterized protein (EggNog:ENOG503NZWK; COG:S): MEIDDSGDTGDGRRLSIEKKPIIITDAIIDDEDDEPSAFERLPDEIIQQILQETDPNGFASLALLNSKWRSVAQQAHLYAHHLSNCPSYAMSHSGPVKVDSEDDLPKLKRQFAKEVKRNLFEAYLRPNETVIKVISNSISSSSCPGGEGIQFSASPKGHHILAYNSSRIHVVDVRGAEIAVTREFKILRRPAATCINDQGTMLAVLLTEMQVDIYHLTQSPPKRTHSMILDHSPRAIALSPCGSVLAAAYEGGIEVSSLSQTAMATDRRAVKCDGVDALTFSFDGTQILGTTVHSSQPNTVILTAPYYDPGSHMESDDISALWTTSILFPNTSRDCSHAVLLQNGKYEEAAWTFTYDRSFETFRAVRIDDLRNGTTYFTGPVPNTESQTRLIPCTLPAASYYGELVSAGFQGKDIWLYGVPEDLDAVPDTTSAAAENNSGNGGLLRRNSGPSMRAASRVQENEARVPQWQILCDKLRNTFVGGYKIAELEGVSTVKFVADFADSCIKERLVITARGVTPNISVADEEGIDFVDGGRITLLDFDYSVTNGVIKEFTIDVGTREPEVLEEEHRDMETEVAIVRRRTVAQKRGSRAVSTVMRSATTAAPRPPPLPTQPSSSTQKEDDDDPLVPRRVGTVPPRRNGPPSTVDEVGETESMLEEQEALDAPYSQGDPRSGTTLRRAATAAANNRRLHPQQAAAGPVEYRRADGRAEHPHESDADNWVPPPPPYQKEDPGDLPAFLRHTAGLPAGAGVQTHDGKLQVDTADRQAARMSSASMFQPRRSQTVTTTTNNRHSSPNPPVPPVPPLPSLDIIPPVPALPAGIMGSPLPPPPRIMASHERNSSSGSLSVQNPVVRPGSSSSRFLDGDNIYDVSPPDSPALAPVRQHVSREPSGSPAENDPSPPVRASMLFVSPPTASQGDFAGSGPSPFAGQAARVSPETGLPGASETTMASSSSVTNASVPPSHRPVVASEEPPAVRRLSVSRTWPTQPVPINTAAVSDGYPYSAPIPGNGTDGTMSRSFPPLPRPDQISNLGNGNHRFSGHFQLPPRAPVAVAGPHSAHPAMTMDEHLPQPQQPWRRTSYQRPVSQQQHYSFPLQGGGGGGSPPYHRSCHSRATIHEPQPRRPSDIVTSGPLVQQQPQEDMPLIISTPKGVQGAFDAPGSFSSTQQRAETPILAPVPRHPRPVTQSSILMPRQVPERLDTIFSLSDNGQQQQQQHHHQFLNHPPPVPGSSSGGGLSGFARSAPSLNRKPSRAERSAAKNIADAKKRGWSGMTVRSKSRRGRGKKKQEMDAMSTVAWTNVEGNNVTWQRGQGQGQGGKEKDKKCVVM; this comes from the coding sequence GGTCGATAGCGAAGATGACCTGCCAAAACTCAAACGACAGTTTGCAAAAGAGGTGAAGCGCAACCTCTTCGAAGCGTACTTGCGTCCCAATGAGACCGTCATCAAGGTCATATCCAACTCCATCAGCTCATCGTCCTGCCCCGGAGGCGAGGGCATCCAATTCAGTGCCTCACCAAAAGGCCATCACATCTTGGCTTATAACTCTTCCAGAATacatgttgttgatgtcagAGGCGCCGAGATTGCAGTAACAAGAGAATTCAAGATTCTGAGGCGGCCAGCGGCGACATGTATCAATGATCAGGGGACAATGCTCGCGGTGCTATTGACGGAAATGCAAGTGGACATCTACCACCTAACGcagtcaccaccaaagcGAACGCACTCCATGATTTTAGACCACAGCCCACGCGCCATCGCCTTGTCACCATGCGGGTCAGTACTAGCGGCCGCTTACGAAGGTGGAATCGAGGTCTCTTCGCTGAGCCAGACCGCCATGGCCACCGACCGGAGAGCTGTCAAGTGTGATGGCGTCGATGCTTTGACCTTTTCGTTTGACGGAACTCAAATTCTTGGGACGACAGTTCACTCATCCCAACCGAATACTGTGATACTGACAGCACCTTACTACGACCCTGGAAGCCATATGGAGTCCGATGATATCAGCGCTTTGTGGACGACATCGATCTTGTTTCCCAACACCAGTCGGGATTGCAGTCACGCCGTCTTGTTACAGAATGGGAAATACGAGGAAGCAGCATGGACTTTTACCTACGACCGTAGCTTCGAGACCTTCCGGGCCGTGCGTATTGACGATCTGAGGAACGGCACAACCTATTTCACAGGGCCAGTTCCCAATACCGAATCGCAGACCAGGCTCATTCCATGTACACTCCCGGCTGCCTCTTATTATGGAGAGCTGGTTTCGGCAGGCTTTCAGGGGAAGGATATCTGGCTGTATGGTGTTCCTGAGGATCTTGACGCCGTGCCGGATACCACCAGTGCGGCTGCGGAGAACAACTCGGGCAATGGTGGGCTTCTACGACGAAATAGCGGTCCATCGATGCGGGCAGCTTCACGGGTTCAGGAGAATGAGGCTCGGGTGCCCCAATGGCAGATTCTATGCGACAAACTGCGCAACACGTTTGTGGGAGGATACAAGATTGCTGAGCTCGAAGGTGTAAGCACTGTCAAGTTCGTGGCCGATTTTGCAGACTCGTGCATAAAAGAGCGATTGGTAATCACTGCCCGTGGCGTCACGCCTAATATCTCTGTCgcggacgaggagggcatCGATTTTGTAGATGGCGGCCGGATCACTCTTCTCGACTTCGACTACAGCGTAACCAACGGGGTTATCAAGGAGTTTACCATCGACGTAGGAACGAGGGAGCCCGAAGTGCTGGAGGAAGAGCATCGTGATATGGAGACCGAAGTGGCCATCGTTCGTCGCAGGACTGTCGCTCAGAAAAGGGGCAGCAGGGCTGTATCTACTGTCATGCGCAGCGCAACAACTGCTGCTCCTCGCCCACCACCGTTGCCTACccagccctcctcttcaacacaaaaggaagatgacgatgaccCCTTGGTTCCTCGTCGAGTAGGTACCGTCCCACCTCGCCGCAATGGTCCACCGTCGACAGTCGATGAAGTCGGAGAGACAGAATCTATGCTCGAAGAACAAGAGGCCCTCGATGCGCCTTATTCCCAAGGAGATCCGCGCTCAGGGACAACTCTTCGCCGTGCGGCTACCGCCGCTGCCAACAACCGCCGGTTGCATCCACAACAAGCAGCCGCAGGACCGGTCGAATATCGCAGAGCTGATGGTCGAGCTGAGCATCCCCATGAGAGTGATGCGGACAACTGggttcctccaccaccaccgtacCAGAAAGAAGACCCCGGCGACCTCCCAGCTTTCCTTCGACACACGGCCGGTTTGcctgccggtgccggtgttCAGACCCATGACGGCAAGCTACAGGTCGACACAGCAGACAGGCAAGCTGCACGCATGTCGTCAGCCTCTATGTTCCAGCCCCGTCGCAGCCAGActgtcaccaccactaccaatAATCGTCATTCTTCGCCAAACCCGCCCGTTCCCCCTGTCCCACCACTTCCATCGCTCGATATAATCCCGCCGGTACCGGCTCTCCCGGCAGGCATTATGGGCTCACcactgccgccgcctcctcgaaTCATGGCCTCTCACGAACGAAACAGCAGCTCGGGGTCGCTTTCGGTGCAAAATCCTGTTGTGCGGCCAGGTTCCAGCAGCTCACGCTTCCTAGATGGTGACAACATCTATGATGTTTCACCGCCAGACTCGCCTGCTCTGGCACCGGTAAGGCAACATGTATCCCGAGAACCTAGTGGCAGCCCGGCAGAGAACGATCCGTCGCCACCCGTTCGAGCCAGCATGTTGTTTGTGTCACCTCCCACGGCCAGTCAAGGGGACTTTGCCGGTTCCGGTCCCAGCCCCTTTGCCGGTCAAGCTGCTCGTGTTTCTCCAGAAACGGGCCTTCCAGGGGCTAGTGAGACGACTATggcgtcgtcctcgtcggtCACCAATGCGTCGGTGCCACCGAGTCACCGACCAGTAGTCGCGTCGGAGGAACCCCCAGCTGTGAGACGCTTGTCCGTCTCGAGGACCTGGCCAACGCAGCCAGTACCAATTAACACGGCTGCGGTATCCGACGGCTACCCGTACTCGGCTCCTATTCCTGGCAACGGGACCGACGGTACTATGTCTCGGTCGTTCCCGCCTCTGCCCCGGCCCGATCAGATCTCGAATCTTGGGAATGGTAACCATCGGTTCTCTGGCCACTTTCAGCTGCCACCGCGTGCTCCCGTGGCGGTGGCAGGCCCACATTCTGCCCACCCTGCCATGACTATGGATGAGCATCTGCCGCAACCTCAGCagccgtggaggaggaccTCGTACCAACGACCTGTatcacagcagcaacattATTCTTTCCCCTTgcagggaggaggcggtggcggttcACCGCCGTATCATCGATCGTGTCACTCCCGCGCTACGATTCATGAGCCGCAGCCGAGGAGGCCGTCGGATATTGTTACCTCGGGGCCTTTggttcagcagcagcctcaggAGGACATGCCGCTTATTATTTCGACGCCAAAGGGGGTTCAGGGGGCATTTGATGCGCCTGGGTCGTTTTCGTCAACTCAACAAAGGGCGGAGACGCCGATTTTGGCGCCGGTGCCGAGGCATCCTAGGCCTGTCACGCAGTCGTCCATACTTATGCCACGGCAGGTGCCGGAGAGGTTGGATACTATTTTCAGTTTGTCAGATAAcgggcaacagcagcagcagcaacatcatcatcagttTTTGAATCATCCGCCCCCTGTGCCGGGGTCgtcgagtggtggtgggttgagtGGGTTTGCGAGGAGTGCGCCGAGTCTGAATAGGAAGCCGAGTAGAGCAGAGAGGTCGGCGGCCAAGAACATTGCTGAtgcgaagaagagggggtggagtGGGATGACGGTTAGGAGTAAGAgtagaaggggaaggggaaaaaagaagcaagAGATGGATGCGATGAGTACGGTTGCGTGGACGAATGTTGAGGGGAATAATGTTACTTGGCAGAGGGGGCAgggtcaagggcaagggggaaaggagaaggataAGAAGTGTGTGGTAatgtga
- the VAS1 gene encoding valine--tRNA ligase (EggNog:ENOG503NXM3; COG:J), producing MATNSSRGNPIGAHDGPKTSTGAEVPPIGEDTKQDLAETSTTEATGEHVPGQDPTVEAGTTEEGAAAAAAVPAEAAAEEGEQEETKSKKKH from the coding sequence ATGgcaaccaactcctcccgCGGCAACCCGATCGGCGCCCACGACGGCCCCAAGACCTCCACCGGCGCAGAGGTGCCCCCGATCGGGGAGGACACGAAGCAAGACCTCGCCGagacctccaccaccgaggccACCGGCGAGCACGTCCCCGGTCAGGATCCCACTGTCGAGGCTGGAACGACAGAAGagggggctgctgctgctgctgctgttcctgctgaagctgctgcggaggagggtgagcaggaggagacgaagagcaagaagaagcattGA
- a CDS encoding uncharacterized protein (EggNog:ENOG503P12I; COG:S), whose product MADLPDFDALRGRHLGLIGVISMGDMGSGVARLLMAHNYAVLTNVSDRSEDTKSRALSAGAVLLPSDELLVDHSDLILSIVPPAEAYSTAERVVKAWDRKETELVYADLNAVSPSTLLSISSLFTGVKFIDGSILGGPPSFVDGSWTKPIIPTSGPFALSDIFPGLGEVLGEKKISPELGQASGLKMVFASLSKGYAAVALQSVTTAHQLGVLPELLESVNELQGEAAGKKLEQAVTGLAPKAGRWVREMEEIGKTHRENGNWEEWEGIFEAAAKVYELVAKGTVLGGERIGKRERGTTVEGVAEAVGEGLGRRKAKEE is encoded by the exons ATGGCAGACCTCCCCGACTTTGACGCCCTCCGGGGCAGGCACCTCGGCCTAATAGGGGTCATCTCCATGGGGGACATGGGAAGCGGGGTCGCGCGGTTGCTGATGGCGCATAATTATGCTGTGTTGACCAATGTTTCCGACAGGAG CGAGGACACCAAATCCCGCGCGCTCTCCGCCGgcgccgtcctcctcccctctgaCGAGTTACTAGTCGACCACTCGGACCTCATCCTGTCCATTGTCCCCCCTGCCGAAGCCTACTCGACCGccgagagggtggtgaaagCGTGGGATAGGAAGGAGACGGAGCTGGTTTATGCTGATTTGAATGCTGTCTCCCCTTCTACCCTGCtgtccatctcctcccttttCACTGGTGTCAAATTCATCGACGGCTCCATCCTCGGCGGCCCTCCCTCTTTTGTCGATGGCAGTTGGACGAAACCGATCATCCCCACCTCCGGCCCGTTTGCTCTCTCGGATATCTTCCCTGGCCTTGGTGAGGTCCtcggggaaaaaaaaatctccCCCGAACTAGGCCAGGCAAGCGGCCTGAAAATGGTTTTCGCATCCTTATCAAAAGGTTACGCGGCCGTGGCACTCCAGTCAGTGACCACCGCTCACCAGTTGGGCGTCCTACCCGAACTATTGGAGTCGGTCAATGAACTCCAGGGTGAGGCAGCGGGGAAGAAACTGGAACAAGCTGTTACTGGGCTGGCTCCCAAGGCGGGCAGGTGGGttagggagatggaggagattggaAAGACCCATAGGGAGAATGGAAATTGggaagagtgggaggggatttTCGAGGCTGCGGCGAAGGTATATGAGCTTGTGGCGAAGGGGAcggtgttgggaggggaaaggattgggaagagggaaagggggacgacggtggagggggttgctgaggcggtgggggaggggttggggaggaggaaggcgaaggaggaatga